In one Spirosoma rigui genomic region, the following are encoded:
- a CDS encoding SCP2 sterol-binding domain-containing protein → MTLQELTDQIRTKATHADSLNATAKIVTDQGVVYIDATQSPAVVSNDDKPADCDLHVSINDLVRMGTGDLNPMMAFMSGKLKVKGDMGIAMKMGQVMA, encoded by the coding sequence ATGACGCTTCAGGAACTGACCGATCAGATTCGGACCAAAGCCACCCACGCCGATAGCCTTAATGCAACGGCCAAGATCGTAACCGATCAGGGTGTCGTTTATATTGATGCGACCCAGTCGCCCGCAGTCGTTAGTAACGACGACAAACCCGCCGACTGCGATCTGCACGTGAGCATCAATGATCTCGTTCGGATGGGCACCGGCGACCTGAATCCAATGATGGCCTTCATGTCGGGTAAGCTCAAAGTAAAAGGAGATATGGGTATCGCCATGAAAATGGGCCAGGTAATGGCATAA
- a CDS encoding M56 family metallopeptidase has product MSALDYFLKANLYGLLFAGCYWLLLRQHTFLNLNRAYLLVSTVLTLTLPLVSLPSQTSQTLPVPMGVITLPVVGVVTTPADAELTPAKPSWEQVVFWFYGLITALLLLRLAIQLSRVVQIIRQSEQDRYADYVLIRPRGHTTPTFSFFRYILLNPADTRNELIFRHELVHVRQYHSADVLGLSILKAVFWPVVSLLFVERALRHVHEFLADRAAAGQAGFMNQTNSATDYAHFLVEYTFGVRPDTLTNGFFNPSLLKQRILMLHQRATNRWALGKYVLVLPLAFALLAMTTAREEITTVVTQTGNDTITVTGHVIDPSGTPLPGTSVMDGKRLIHTDADGRYRLTSLESPATVMFSFVGFKPEIRQLTRNATLTITLRPTQEELPVMGATDDYKAVKPNPNMPNVTQPSSQTTTGKVFTVVQEQPTYPGGMPALMQYIAQNLQYPLKAKQKRVQGRVMVQFVVTETGAIEQVHILKGIGHGCDEEALRVISKMPNWNPGKQNGRAVAVQYNMPIQFALDKPEDKPTGQTAPVSDPNDSIIGDFPGSKQQSIPQYSSSRNTTVRVRGSGTFGEPGDKPLYILDGVVISSDTVTGFNPNTIQSIDVIKGASAAATYGDKAKNGVVIITTKKP; this is encoded by the coding sequence ATGAGCGCCCTCGACTATTTCCTGAAAGCCAACCTATATGGTCTGCTGTTCGCGGGCTGCTACTGGTTACTGCTGCGCCAACACACGTTTCTGAACCTGAACCGGGCCTACCTGCTGGTATCGACGGTCCTGACGCTGACGTTGCCGCTGGTGAGTTTACCCTCGCAAACGTCCCAAACGCTTCCCGTTCCTATGGGCGTTATTACCTTGCCCGTTGTCGGCGTGGTCACCACACCCGCCGATGCAGAACTGACACCCGCTAAGCCCAGTTGGGAACAAGTTGTCTTTTGGTTTTACGGGCTGATTACGGCTCTTTTATTGCTGCGGCTGGCGATTCAGTTAAGCCGGGTCGTTCAGATTATCCGCCAGTCGGAACAGGACCGGTATGCTGACTACGTATTGATTCGACCGCGCGGCCACACAACGCCCACCTTCTCGTTTTTCCGGTATATACTCCTGAACCCGGCCGATACCCGAAACGAACTGATTTTCCGGCACGAACTGGTCCATGTTCGCCAGTACCATAGCGCCGACGTGCTGGGGCTCTCAATCCTGAAGGCTGTTTTCTGGCCGGTTGTCAGCCTGCTTTTCGTAGAACGCGCATTGCGCCACGTCCACGAGTTTCTGGCCGATCGGGCTGCGGCCGGCCAGGCCGGATTTATGAATCAAACCAATTCCGCCACCGACTACGCCCATTTTCTGGTAGAATATACCTTCGGTGTTCGGCCCGACACGCTGACCAACGGATTTTTCAATCCCTCACTCCTGAAACAGCGTATCCTGATGTTGCACCAGCGCGCTACCAATCGCTGGGCGCTGGGCAAGTACGTGCTCGTGCTACCACTGGCGTTTGCTCTGTTGGCCATGACGACGGCGCGGGAAGAGATTACCACTGTAGTGACGCAGACCGGCAACGACACGATCACCGTTACAGGACACGTGATCGATCCATCGGGGACACCACTACCCGGAACGTCGGTGATGGATGGCAAGCGCCTGATCCATACAGATGCGGATGGGCGATACCGACTGACCAGCTTGGAAAGCCCGGCCACGGTGATGTTCAGCTTTGTGGGCTTCAAGCCCGAGATCCGCCAGCTGACGCGCAACGCTACATTAACCATTACGCTTCGGCCAACGCAGGAGGAATTACCAGTTATGGGTGCTACGGACGACTACAAAGCCGTGAAACCCAATCCTAATATGCCGAACGTGACCCAGCCCTCTTCGCAGACGACTACCGGGAAAGTATTCACGGTAGTGCAGGAGCAGCCTACCTACCCGGGCGGTATGCCAGCGCTCATGCAGTACATTGCCCAAAATCTGCAATACCCGCTGAAAGCGAAACAGAAGCGCGTACAGGGCCGGGTAATGGTACAGTTCGTTGTGACAGAGACAGGCGCTATCGAGCAAGTCCACATCCTTAAAGGCATTGGACATGGGTGTGATGAAGAAGCCCTTCGGGTGATCAGTAAAATGCCAAACTGGAACCCCGGCAAACAAAACGGGCGGGCAGTGGCCGTTCAGTATAACATGCCAATCCAGTTTGCCCTAGACAAGCCGGAGGATAAGCCAACGGGGCAGACAGCACCCGTATCTGATCCTAACGATAGCATAATTGGTGATTTTCCCGGGAGTAAACAGCAGTCGATACCCCAGTATTCGTCATCCCGCAACACTACGGTTCGGGTACGCGGGAGCGGCACTTTCGGTGAACCGGGGGACAAACCACTTTACATCCTTGATGGCGTGGTTATTTCTAGTGACACGGTAACAGGTTTCAACCCAAATACGATTCAGTCGATCGACGTCATCAAAGGGGCGTCGGCCGCGGCAACCTACGGTGACAAGGCAAAAAACGGAGTTGTCATCATAACCACGAAGAAGCCATGA
- a CDS encoding sensor histidine kinase encodes MRPLLYILLLNSLLAVPAMAQPVGILTGHQQRLSLEGTLAYFRDTSITATLDDIRRPAVQAAFRPVTSPAPNFGLISDLTSARPNWVRFRLRNTASRAQRWLVEIDFWCFDELQLFVVDGQERVMSTSPVIGWQTPVAQRPRHHRHFWFPFVVPAGQTVTAYLRVMKRRGAQILPIELIQESAYEQITQQGYVFWGGILFTLLFVALMSLFFFLTTLAPIYSKYIFCLLGLIGFFFINDGFMNQFAFRAQFWLPGRNVYFLFPLILFYSQLAFVRTFLSVRATASHRWHTVGTVVLFCGIGCLIALTAEWVTPLTPLAELTLMRIFSALYWLPMPVIVAYIIIGIVRGYHVREAWLYLVAVAPFYALNLGQVLGNFGLLPTYALVADYTNYGLAALFEVLVLTFGLAYRYKIDRDQTERLIRERTDQQERQHQTELQTLALKNELLVEKNRIARDLHDNVGAHLAFVVTNLTHISDQAEKHLPDNGKRWADQLRGIVSHTREAVKLLRETIWAIHQERFTVEEFSERLNQYINRYVHEPDGLQVDVVTSGSRMQELTSAQVLNLFRIVQEALNNVIKHARATHATVRLDVQERGRINLTIHDNGRGFTWASGHASEPPHEPHYGLRNMQSRAHELGGTFRIFASEGTTVEVDV; translated from the coding sequence ATGAGACCCCTTCTGTATATCCTCTTGCTGAACAGCCTGCTGGCTGTTCCCGCTATGGCGCAGCCAGTGGGCATACTAACGGGCCACCAGCAACGGCTATCTCTGGAAGGAACACTGGCGTATTTCCGGGATACGTCGATCACGGCCACGCTCGACGATATTCGCCGGCCGGCAGTTCAGGCGGCTTTTCGGCCTGTTACGTCCCCTGCGCCTAACTTTGGACTCATTAGCGACCTGACTTCGGCGCGGCCAAACTGGGTTCGCTTTCGGCTTCGGAATACCGCCAGTCGGGCGCAGCGCTGGCTCGTCGAGATTGATTTCTGGTGTTTCGACGAATTACAGCTCTTTGTCGTCGACGGGCAGGAGCGAGTTATGTCGACGTCGCCCGTTATTGGCTGGCAAACACCCGTAGCCCAGCGACCGCGTCACCACCGCCATTTCTGGTTTCCGTTTGTGGTACCGGCCGGTCAAACTGTAACGGCTTATCTGCGGGTGATGAAGCGCCGGGGCGCACAGATTCTGCCCATCGAACTTATTCAGGAGTCGGCCTACGAGCAGATTACCCAGCAGGGATACGTGTTCTGGGGGGGCATTCTGTTCACGCTACTGTTCGTGGCACTGATGAGTCTGTTCTTCTTTCTGACCACCCTGGCACCTATTTACTCCAAGTATATCTTCTGTCTGCTGGGTCTAATCGGATTTTTCTTCATCAATGATGGGTTCATGAACCAGTTTGCGTTTCGGGCCCAGTTCTGGTTACCCGGCCGAAACGTGTATTTTCTGTTTCCGCTCATCCTGTTCTATTCACAACTGGCGTTTGTTCGTACCTTCCTGTCGGTGCGGGCTACTGCTTCCCACCGCTGGCATACGGTGGGAACGGTTGTGCTGTTTTGCGGCATTGGTTGCCTGATTGCCCTGACCGCCGAATGGGTCACCCCCCTGACACCGCTGGCCGAACTGACGCTGATGCGTATTTTCTCGGCCTTGTACTGGTTGCCGATGCCCGTTATCGTGGCGTATATTATCATTGGCATCGTGCGCGGTTATCACGTGCGGGAAGCCTGGCTGTACCTGGTGGCGGTGGCTCCCTTCTACGCGCTCAACCTGGGGCAGGTACTGGGTAATTTCGGTCTGTTACCCACCTACGCCTTGGTGGCCGATTATACCAACTACGGACTGGCGGCCCTGTTCGAAGTGCTGGTGCTCACCTTCGGGCTGGCCTATCGGTACAAAATCGATCGTGACCAGACTGAGCGGCTTATCCGGGAACGCACCGACCAGCAGGAGCGCCAGCACCAGACAGAACTGCAAACGCTGGCGCTGAAAAATGAACTGCTGGTGGAGAAAAATCGCATAGCTCGTGACCTGCACGATAATGTAGGAGCACACCTGGCTTTTGTAGTCACCAACCTCACCCACATCAGCGACCAGGCCGAGAAGCACCTGCCCGACAATGGCAAACGCTGGGCCGATCAACTACGGGGTATTGTCTCGCACACCCGCGAAGCCGTCAAACTTCTACGCGAAACCATCTGGGCTATTCACCAGGAACGCTTCACCGTCGAGGAGTTTTCCGAACGGCTCAATCAATACATCAACCGCTACGTTCACGAACCCGACGGGCTGCAGGTAGACGTAGTGACGAGTGGCTCCCGAATGCAGGAGCTTACATCGGCGCAGGTGCTGAACCTGTTCAGGATCGTGCAGGAGGCCCTGAACAACGTGATCAAGCATGCCCGCGCTACGCATGCAACGGTGCGGCTGGACGTGCAGGAACGCGGGCGGATCAACCTGACCATCCACGACAACGGCCGGGGATTTACCTGGGCCAGTGGCCACGCCAGCGAACCTCCCCACGAGCCGCACTACGGTCTTCGCAACATGCAGTCCCGCGCTCACGAGCTTGGAGGTACGTTCCGGATTTTTGCCAGCGAAGGCACCACCGTTGAAGTCGACGTGTAG
- a CDS encoding Gfo/Idh/MocA family protein, producing MKSSRRLFIKRSALAAATVASGQFTLVPRHVLGGVSARGQRIIAPSDKLNMAAIGCGGKADVNIRQAYNKGSDNIVALCDVDDRQAKKYRAQFPNAPYFQDYRELLDKAGKTVDAVIVSTPDHMHAPIAMAAMQLGKHVYVEKPLTHDIYEARMMTEAARKYKVVTQMGNQGSSGDATRIIETAIQDKLIGSVHTVYCWTNRPVWPQGVRSPKDKGESQPVPAGVNWPLWLGTAPTRDYHEAYMPTRWRGYWDFGTGALGDMGCHFMDVPFRALNLKYPTSVECSVGSVYSDFFVEAFYDDVCPPSSAIHLTFPSDDRKVKEIKFSWFDGGIRPQLPDGVEYSDVFREIDGGMLFIGTKGILTGGLFGNNPTILPVGKAAGKALPAPRKPLVEGKVDGHQQQWVNACKQGYGAYTSSSFDQSGPLTETVLMGNLATRSYLAREGGKFTGRKKLLWDGDNMRITNFDYANQFVKRQYNGGYSL from the coding sequence ATGAAGTCCTCCCGCCGTTTATTTATCAAACGCAGCGCCCTGGCCGCTGCCACCGTTGCTTCTGGTCAGTTTACTCTGGTGCCGCGTCATGTGCTGGGGGGCGTTAGTGCCCGTGGCCAGCGGATCATTGCTCCCTCCGATAAGCTGAACATGGCGGCCATCGGTTGCGGGGGAAAAGCGGATGTCAACATCCGGCAGGCCTACAACAAGGGTTCTGATAACATCGTCGCCCTGTGCGATGTCGACGACCGGCAGGCCAAAAAATACCGCGCTCAGTTTCCCAACGCCCCTTATTTTCAGGATTACCGCGAACTGCTCGATAAGGCGGGCAAAACGGTCGATGCCGTTATTGTCAGTACGCCTGATCACATGCACGCGCCCATTGCTATGGCTGCCATGCAGCTGGGCAAACACGTGTACGTCGAAAAACCGCTGACGCACGACATCTACGAAGCGCGGATGATGACCGAAGCCGCCCGCAAGTACAAAGTTGTAACCCAGATGGGCAACCAGGGTAGCTCAGGCGATGCTACCCGCATCATCGAAACGGCCATTCAGGACAAGCTCATTGGATCGGTCCATACCGTTTACTGCTGGACAAACCGGCCCGTCTGGCCGCAGGGCGTTCGGTCGCCCAAAGATAAAGGTGAATCGCAACCCGTTCCGGCTGGTGTGAACTGGCCGCTCTGGCTGGGTACGGCCCCCACCCGCGACTACCACGAAGCGTATATGCCTACCCGCTGGCGGGGATACTGGGATTTTGGAACGGGGGCCCTGGGCGACATGGGTTGTCATTTTATGGACGTACCCTTCCGGGCGCTTAACCTCAAATATCCAACTTCGGTTGAGTGCAGCGTGGGATCGGTCTATTCTGATTTTTTCGTGGAAGCCTTTTACGACGATGTCTGCCCGCCTTCGTCGGCCATTCACCTGACCTTCCCGTCGGATGACCGGAAAGTGAAGGAAATCAAATTTTCCTGGTTCGACGGCGGCATCCGGCCTCAACTGCCCGACGGGGTCGAGTACAGCGACGTGTTCCGGGAAATTGACGGTGGGATGTTGTTCATCGGCACAAAGGGAATACTGACGGGGGGGCTGTTCGGCAATAACCCCACCATCCTGCCCGTGGGTAAAGCCGCCGGAAAAGCACTGCCTGCTCCGCGCAAGCCGCTTGTTGAGGGGAAAGTGGATGGACATCAGCAGCAATGGGTCAACGCCTGCAAACAAGGGTACGGAGCTTACACATCGTCATCTTTCGACCAGTCAGGCCCCTTGACAGAGACAGTGCTGATGGGAAATCTGGCAACCCGCTCGTACCTGGCCCGAGAAGGCGGCAAGTTCACGGGCCGCAAAAAGCTCCTTTGGGATGGTGACAATATGCGGATTACGAACTTCGACTACGCCAACCAGTTTGTAAAGCGCCAGTACAACGGTGGGTACTCCCTGTAA
- a CDS encoding M56 family metallopeptidase, producing the protein MSALPYFLNASLYLLLFYGCYALFLRRNTFFGLNRAYLLLSTGLAFLLPLIELPGSATSALSGNSITLPAFTVGTGSASATDSVTTEYWLWLIYGIGVVTMLVRLAVNGWGVRRLIRNGVAESRRHYTLVRLTSDTIPSFSFGRYLVLNRTDALTEPDALIRHEEAHIRQRHTLDILFIELVRAALWFNPVLILYKRSLQEVHEFLADEAVARTAHRPDYARQLVAYALNVPSALLTTPFVSTSTLKQRILMLQKPASNRRALLGYALVLPLAGLLTLCTQPDREVAQTDMVINQPARQANIDGPIFTVVEEQPEFEGGMKQLGAYLSKNLRYPKAAEKVNAEGRVFVSFIVTQDGDVADVKLLKDIGFGTGEEAVRVVSAMPRWKPGKQSGQPVNVRYNLPINFQLEDDKTTQTSLGVPPPPPPVPANESSAMSEVKHFTIDGKESTEQEVNALPPSRIVRVDVNKEQGTVAVTTK; encoded by the coding sequence ATGAGCGCCCTTCCCTACTTTCTCAACGCCAGCCTGTACCTGCTGCTATTCTACGGCTGCTATGCGCTATTCCTGCGCCGGAACACATTCTTCGGGCTGAATCGGGCCTATCTCCTGCTGTCCACGGGGCTGGCGTTTCTGCTGCCGCTCATCGAACTACCGGGTAGCGCCACCAGTGCCCTGTCGGGCAACTCCATTACGTTGCCGGCGTTCACCGTGGGTACGGGTTCCGCATCGGCCACTGATAGTGTCACCACCGAGTACTGGCTCTGGCTTATCTACGGCATTGGTGTTGTTACCATGCTCGTTCGACTGGCGGTGAATGGCTGGGGCGTTCGGCGACTGATCCGCAATGGTGTTGCCGAGTCGCGACGACACTATACGCTCGTACGGCTTACCAGCGACACGATACCCTCGTTCTCCTTCGGGCGGTATCTGGTCCTCAACCGGACCGATGCGCTGACCGAGCCTGACGCCCTGATTCGCCACGAAGAGGCCCATATCCGGCAGCGCCACACTCTCGACATTCTGTTTATTGAGCTGGTACGCGCGGCCCTTTGGTTCAACCCGGTGCTGATCCTGTACAAACGCAGCCTGCAGGAAGTACACGAATTCCTGGCCGATGAAGCCGTGGCCCGGACGGCCCACCGCCCCGACTACGCCCGGCAGCTGGTGGCTTACGCCCTCAACGTACCGTCGGCCCTGCTGACAACTCCTTTTGTATCAACGTCAACCCTAAAACAACGTATCCTTATGCTCCAAAAACCCGCATCCAATCGCCGGGCACTCCTCGGCTATGCACTCGTGCTGCCCCTGGCCGGGCTCCTGACCCTGTGTACCCAACCCGACCGGGAAGTTGCCCAAACCGACATGGTAATCAATCAGCCCGCCCGTCAAGCCAACATCGATGGCCCTATATTTACGGTGGTAGAAGAACAGCCCGAGTTTGAAGGCGGCATGAAACAGTTGGGCGCCTACCTGAGTAAAAACCTCCGATACCCGAAAGCGGCCGAAAAGGTAAATGCGGAGGGGCGTGTATTCGTAAGCTTCATCGTTACGCAGGACGGCGACGTAGCAGACGTGAAGCTGTTAAAAGATATTGGCTTCGGAACTGGCGAAGAAGCCGTTCGTGTCGTATCAGCCATGCCCCGCTGGAAACCCGGTAAGCAAAGTGGTCAGCCCGTAAACGTACGGTATAACTTACCGATCAACTTCCAGTTGGAAGATGACAAAACAACGCAAACATCGCTTGGTGTACCGCCCCCGCCACCACCGGTTCCGGCCAATGAATCATCGGCAATGTCTGAGGTAAAGCACTTTACCATTGACGGGAAGGAATCAACCGAGCAGGAAGTCAATGCGTTGCCACCCAGCCGGATTGTCCGCGTCGATGTAAACAAAGAGCAGGGCACCGTAGCAGTTACCACGAAATAG
- a CDS encoding HAD family hydrolase, translating into MSAQSIKALFLDIGGVLLTNGWDRHARGRAAQLFNIDAEQLDERHHLTFDTYESGKLSLDEYLKRTVFYEERPFSQAEFSRFIMEQSHPFPDMIDLIRQLKQTYGLKLLAVNNEGREINEYRIHTFGLHKIFDAFVSSCYVHLRKPDIDIFRLALDVAQVKPEEAIYVDDRAMFVQEARRLGMHCLHHTGYASTVAAFDAYGLPIGPNR; encoded by the coding sequence ATGTCTGCACAATCGATAAAAGCACTTTTTCTGGATATTGGCGGGGTCCTGCTCACCAATGGCTGGGACCGTCATGCCCGGGGCCGGGCCGCGCAGTTATTCAACATCGATGCCGAGCAGCTTGATGAGCGGCATCATTTAACGTTCGATACGTATGAGTCGGGCAAGCTAAGCCTGGACGAGTACCTGAAGCGGACAGTTTTCTACGAAGAACGACCGTTTTCGCAGGCCGAGTTCAGCCGGTTCATTATGGAACAGTCACACCCATTTCCGGACATGATTGACCTGATCCGTCAGTTGAAGCAGACGTATGGGCTCAAGTTACTGGCCGTAAATAACGAAGGCCGGGAAATCAACGAGTACCGAATTCACACCTTCGGTCTGCACAAAATCTTCGACGCGTTTGTGTCATCCTGCTACGTACACCTCCGCAAACCCGACATCGATATTTTCCGGCTGGCGCTGGACGTAGCACAGGTAAAGCCGGAAGAAGCCATCTACGTCGACGACCGGGCTATGTTCGTGCAGGAAGCCCGGCGGTTGGGTATGCACTGTCTGCACCATACCGGCTACGCGTCGACCGTAGCGGCTTTCGATGCCTATGGTCTGCCGATCGGTCCGAACCGTTAA
- the lpdA gene encoding dihydrolipoyl dehydrogenase yields the protein MEYDVIIIGSGPGGYTGAIRCAQLGLKTAIIEKYPTLGGTCLNVGCIPSKALLDSSEHFYNAAHTFAQHGIKLNDLQVDMPQMVHRKQEVVDQTTKGIAFLMKKNKIDTYYGMGSFVDAHTVKIAKTDGGEETIKGKNIVIATGSKPMSFPSMPIDKKRIITSTEALTLEQVPKHMIVIGAGVIGAELGSVFSRLGGKVSFIEFADSMIPTMDKTMGKELQRAIKKLGADFYFKHKVTKVENKGDEVEVSIDTPDGKQITLTGDYCLVSVGRRPYTDGLNLEAAGLQTDSRGKIEVDNNLRTSVPHIYALGDVIRGAMLAHKAEEEGTFIAETIVGQKPHIHYRLIPNVVYTWPEVAAVGYTEEEVKAEGIPYKTGSFPFKALGRARASMDIDGLVKVLAHKETDEILGVHIIGPRAADMIAEAVVAMEFRASAEDISRMSHAHPTYTEAFKEACLAATDNRAINM from the coding sequence ATGGAATACGATGTTATCATCATTGGTTCGGGCCCGGGCGGCTACACCGGCGCGATTCGTTGTGCTCAACTCGGACTAAAAACGGCCATTATTGAGAAATACCCGACGCTGGGTGGTACCTGCCTGAACGTCGGCTGCATCCCGTCCAAGGCGCTGCTCGACTCATCGGAGCATTTCTACAACGCAGCCCACACCTTCGCTCAACACGGCATTAAACTGAATGATTTGCAGGTCGATATGCCGCAAATGGTCCATCGGAAGCAGGAAGTTGTTGATCAGACAACGAAAGGCATTGCGTTTCTGATGAAGAAGAACAAAATCGATACCTACTACGGTATGGGTTCGTTCGTCGATGCCCACACGGTTAAGATTGCCAAAACCGACGGGGGCGAAGAAACCATCAAGGGTAAGAATATTGTCATTGCTACCGGTTCGAAACCGATGTCGTTCCCGTCGATGCCCATCGATAAAAAGCGCATCATTACCTCCACCGAAGCGCTGACGCTGGAGCAGGTACCCAAACACATGATCGTGATCGGTGCGGGCGTAATAGGTGCCGAACTTGGTTCGGTATTCTCGCGGCTGGGCGGTAAGGTATCGTTCATCGAGTTTGCCGATTCGATGATTCCAACGATGGACAAAACGATGGGAAAAGAACTCCAGCGGGCGATCAAAAAACTCGGTGCCGATTTCTACTTCAAGCACAAGGTCACGAAAGTAGAGAATAAGGGCGACGAAGTCGAAGTAAGCATCGACACACCCGACGGCAAGCAGATTACCCTCACGGGCGACTACTGCCTGGTTTCGGTAGGTCGGCGTCCCTACACCGATGGCCTGAATCTGGAAGCCGCCGGTCTGCAAACCGACAGCCGGGGCAAGATCGAAGTCGACAACAACCTCCGCACGAGCGTTCCGCACATCTACGCCCTGGGCGACGTGATCCGGGGTGCCATGCTGGCCCACAAAGCCGAAGAAGAGGGTACATTCATTGCCGAAACCATCGTTGGGCAGAAACCACACATTCACTACCGCCTGATTCCGAACGTAGTGTATACCTGGCCGGAAGTAGCAGCAGTGGGCTATACCGAAGAGGAAGTAAAAGCCGAAGGTATCCCTTACAAAACGGGTTCCTTCCCATTCAAAGCACTGGGCCGGGCCCGGGCAAGTATGGACATCGACGGTCTGGTGAAGGTGCTGGCCCACAAAGAGACCGACGAGATTCTGGGCGTTCACATCATTGGACCGCGCGCGGCCGATATGATTGCCGAAGCCGTAGTCGCGATGGAATTCCGGGCGTCGGCTGAAGACATCAGCCGCATGTCGCACGCGCACCCGACCTATACCGAAGCGTTCAAAGAAGCCTGTCTGGCCGCTACGGACAACCGCGCCATTAACATGTAA
- a CDS encoding BlaI/MecI/CopY family transcriptional regulator: MPIRELTKAEEEIMRVLWQLKKGFVKDVLAELPGSDEDDATSAKPAYNTVSTIIRILEKKGLVGYTAYGKTHEYYPLITEEEYRRFQTEQLMSNYFDNSLKKLVSFFVSEKNISLSEADEIINLLNKKKDQ; encoded by the coding sequence ATGCCGATTCGTGAATTGACCAAAGCAGAAGAAGAGATTATGCGCGTCCTCTGGCAGCTCAAAAAGGGCTTTGTCAAAGACGTACTGGCCGAATTGCCGGGCTCCGACGAGGATGATGCCACCTCGGCCAAACCTGCCTACAACACCGTATCAACCATTATCCGGATTCTGGAGAAAAAAGGGCTGGTGGGGTATACTGCGTATGGAAAAACCCACGAATACTACCCATTAATTACGGAGGAAGAGTACCGCCGGTTTCAGACCGAACAGCTAATGAGCAACTACTTCGACAATTCGCTCAAAAAGCTCGTCTCGTTTTTCGTGAGCGAAAAGAACATCAGCCTGTCAGAGGCCGATGAGATCATCAATCTTCTTAACAAAAAGAAAGACCAATGA
- a CDS encoding response regulator has product MNDRVNILIIEDEAILAMALSDQLEDDGYNVIGVASNGRKALDLFQNNHVDLILCDITIKGEWDGIDTIRHLFTLRQAPVIYLTAIADRTTIQRAKETLPAAYITKPFDTNQLRLAIEMAINNFSVRVLTPRPHSSNSTDLITVPPASEKTSRDSSRTAPVLKVDDALFVKQNYQFVKVLLADVLYLEADNIHTTIVSQHRKYAVRLSMSHLLERLQYDRMVRIHRSFVVNLDRIDSFSEHEVVIGTHAIPLGRNYKEEFMQHFPVC; this is encoded by the coding sequence ATGAATGACCGAGTCAATATTCTCATCATTGAAGATGAAGCAATCCTGGCCATGGCCCTGAGCGATCAGCTGGAAGACGATGGCTACAACGTAATAGGCGTAGCCAGTAACGGCCGGAAAGCCCTCGACCTGTTCCAGAACAACCATGTTGACCTGATCCTCTGCGACATCACGATCAAGGGCGAGTGGGATGGAATTGACACCATCCGGCACCTGTTTACCCTCCGTCAGGCCCCCGTTATCTACCTCACCGCCATTGCCGACCGGACTACCATCCAACGGGCCAAGGAAACGCTGCCCGCGGCTTACATTACCAAACCGTTCGACACCAATCAGCTGCGGTTAGCCATTGAAATGGCGATCAACAATTTCTCGGTGCGGGTACTCACCCCCCGTCCGCACAGCAGCAATTCCACCGATCTAATAACGGTGCCACCGGCTTCGGAGAAAACCAGCCGGGATAGCAGCCGGACGGCGCCTGTGCTAAAAGTTGATGACGCCCTGTTTGTGAAGCAGAACTACCAGTTTGTAAAAGTCCTGCTGGCGGATGTTCTGTATCTGGAAGCCGACAATATCCACACAACAATCGTTTCCCAGCACCGAAAATATGCCGTTCGCCTGTCAATGAGCCATCTACTCGAACGGCTGCAGTACGATCGGATGGTACGTATTCACCGCTCGTTCGTGGTCAACCTCGACCGGATCGACTCCTTCAGTGAACACGAAGTAGTCATTGGCACCCACGCCATACCCCTGGGCCGCAACTACAAAGAAGAGTTCATGCAGCATTTTCCCGTTTGCTGA